The genomic interval CTGTAACGGACAGTTTGGTCTTACCTGCACCTTTTACCACAAAATCTGTTACAAACCGGCCCGATGAAGTAGGATGGAAGGACGGTCAAATGCCAAAGGCACCCGAAGGATTTGTAGTGACCAAATATGCAGATAAACTTGAAAGTCCGCGCTGGACTTATATCGGGCCAAATGGTGATGTATTTGTGGCTGAATCGGGGACAAAGAAAAGTCCCGACCGGATTACTATTCTCCGCGATGTGAACAAAGATGGTATTCCTGAAATGCGGGAAGTTTTTCTTGAAAAACTGAACAAACCGCTTGGGATGCTTATCCTCAACAATTATTTCTATGTGGGAAACACTGATGGATTGTACCGTTATCCTTATAAACCTGGTGAAACAAAAATAACCGGCAAAGGAGTTAAGATTCTCAACCTGCCCGCTGGTGGATATAACAATCACTGGACCAGAAATTTGCTCGCAAATGCAGACGGATCTAAAATTTATGTTTCGGTAGGATCGGGCAGTAATGTGGCCGAACATGGAATGGATAATGAAATAAGAAGGGCAAATATCCTAGAAATTAATCCGGATGGAACTGGCGAAAAAGTGTATGCAAGCGGTTTGAGGAATCCGGTCGGAATGGATTGGGCACCCGGAACCAAAACGCTTTGGACAGCTGTAAATGAACGAGATGAATTAGGCGACGATCTCGTTCCCGACTTTATCACAAGTGTAAAACAAGGTGGTTTTTATGGCTGGCCATATTCGTATTTCGGTCAGAATAAAGATCCAAGAATGAAAGGCGAAGGTGCAGACCTGGTCGCTAAAGCTATTGTTCCGGATGTGCCGGTAGGTTCCCATACAGCTTCGTTGGGATTGGTTTTTTATAATAAAACAAAATTTCCTACAAAATATCACAATGGAGCTTTCATAGGTCAGCATGGTTCATGGAACCGCTCAAAACTGGCTGGTTATAAAGTAATGTTTGTTCCGTTTAAAGACGGAAAACC from Dyadobacter sp. NIV53 carries:
- a CDS encoding sorbosone dehydrogenase family protein, yielding MKKIHLVFTCLIAGTILISCDSKEKKEAASSGPDSVATVTDSLVLPAPFTTKSVTNRPDEVGWKDGQMPKAPEGFVVTKYADKLESPRWTYIGPNGDVFVAESGTKKSPDRITILRDVNKDGIPEMREVFLEKLNKPLGMLILNNYFYVGNTDGLYRYPYKPGETKITGKGVKILNLPAGGYNNHWTRNLLANADGSKIYVSVGSGSNVAEHGMDNEIRRANILEINPDGTGEKVYASGLRNPVGMDWAPGTKTLWTAVNERDELGDDLVPDFITSVKQGGFYGWPYSYFGQNKDPRMKGEGADLVAKAIVPDVPVGSHTASLGLVFYNKTKFPTKYHNGAFIGQHGSWNRSKLAGYKVMFVPFKDGKPSGKPEDFLTGFIDSESQVSGRPVDVTIAEDGSLLVNDDSGNVIWRVTAK